A region from the Sander vitreus isolate 19-12246 chromosome 1, sanVit1, whole genome shotgun sequence genome encodes:
- the rxfp3.3a2 gene encoding relaxin-3 receptor 1, with amino-acid sequence MDFIFNYSRALNLSSPGDEKFSFEDIDVSADSTPMLRILISVVYSVVCAVGLVGNLLVFFLMRVRQGRKKSTINVFIINLAVTDFQFVLTLPFWAVDTALDFSWPFGDAMCKIILSVTVMNMYASVFFLTAMSVTRYLSVASALKKTAYRRSRCVMWMCAVLWVAATVATAPTTVFSTVTVIAGEKLCLLKFPDGYDWLALYHIQKILIAFIIPMLIVCVNYLMLLRFVKRRSMDSSNPKRRSRVTKSVAIVVLSFFFCWMPNHAITFWGVLVKFNAVDWDKSYYMVHTYVFPVTVCLAHVNSCLNPVLYCLMRPEIRKHLSGLIWRISTPSSKKVCATRSFTQGESQEVVPLQIMDNAEYTLSIIDRKGLPSSKMMPYTR; translated from the coding sequence ATGGATTTCATATTTAACTACAGCAGAGCACTGAACCTAAGTTCACCTGGCGATGAGAAATTTAGTTTCGAAGACATCGATGTGAGCGCGGACAGCACTCCCATGCTTAGGATACTCATCTCCGTGGTGTACTCTGTAGTTTGCGCGGTGGGTTTGGTGGGAAATCTGCTCGTGTTTTTCCTCATGAGGGTACGACAAGGTCGAAAGAAGTCCACCATCAATGTTTTCATCATCAACTTGGCAGTGACAGACTTCCAGTTCGTGCTCACTCTGCCCTTCTGGGCCGTGGACACCGCGCTGGACTTCAGCTGGCCGTTTGGAGACGCCATGTGCAAAATCATCCTCTCGGTCACCGTGATGAACATGTACGCCAGCGTGTTTTTTCTCACTGCCATGAGTGTGACCCGTTACCTATCTGTCGCCTCGGCCCTGAAGAAAACAGCGTACAGGAGGTCACGGTGCGTAATGTGGATGTGCGCGGTGCTGTGGGTGGCGGCAACAGTGGCCACAGCTCCGACAACTGTCTTCTCCACCGTGACTGTGATCGCTGGTGAAAAACTCTGCCTCCTCAAGTTTCCTGATGGATACGACTGGCTCGCCCTCTATCACATCCAGAAAATATTGATAGCCTTCATCATCCCTATGCTCATAGTCTGTGTTAACTATCTTATGCTCCTGCGCTTCGTAAAACGGAGGAGCATGGACAGCAGCAACCCTAAACGGAGGTCTAGAGTCACCAAATCTGTCGCTATAGTGGTTTTGTCTTTCTTCTTCTGCTGGATGCCAAATCATGCCATCACCTTCTGGGGTGTCTTGGTCAAATTTAACGCAGTCGACTGGGATAAGTCATATTACATGGTGCACACGTATGTGTTCCCGGTCACTGTGTGCTTGGCGCACGTTAACAGCTGCTTGAACCCGGTCCTTTACTGCCTGATGAGGCCAGAGATTAGGAAGCATCTCAGCGGTTTGATTTGGAGAATCTCCACTCCTTCCTCCAAGAAGGTCTGCGCGACGCGCTCTTTTACGCAGGGAGAATCCCAGGAAGTCGTGCCTCTCCAGATTATGGACAATGCAGAGTACACGCTGTCCATCATAGACCGTAAAGGCTTACCAAGCTCCAAAATGATGCCATACACCCGATAA